From a region of the Pongo abelii isolate AG06213 chromosome 9, NHGRI_mPonAbe1-v2.0_pri, whole genome shotgun sequence genome:
- the CELF1 gene encoding CUGBP Elav-like family member 1 isoform X7 produces the protein MNGTLDHPDQPDLDAIKMFVGQVPRTWSEKDLRELFEQYGAVYEINVLRDRSQNPPQSKGCCFVTFYTRKAALEAQNALHNMKVLPGMHHPIQMKPADSEKNNAVEDRKLFIGMISKKCTENDIRVMFSSFGQIEECRILRGPDGLSRGCAFVTFTTRAMAQTAIKAMHQAQTMEGCSSPMVVKFADTQKDKEQKRMAQQLQQQMQQISAASVWGNLAGLNTLGPQYLALLQQTASSGNLNTLSSLHPMGGLNAMQLQNLAALAAAASAAQNTPSGTNALTTSSSPLSVLTSSAGSSPSSSSSNSVNPIASLGALQTLAGATAGLNVGSLAGMAALNGGLGSSGLSNGTGSTMEALTQAYSGIQQYAAAALPTLYNQNLLTQQSIGAAGSQKEGPEGANLFIYHLPQEFGDQDLLQMFMPFGNVVSAKVFIDKQTNLSKCFGFVSYDNPVSAQAAIQSMNGFQIGMKRLKVQLKRSKNDSKPY, from the exons ATGAACGGCACCCTGGACCACCCAGACCAACCAGATCTTGATGCTATCAAGATGTTTGTGGGCCAGGTTCCAAGGACCTGGTCTGAGAAGGACTTGCGGGAACTCTTCGAACAGTATGGTGCTGTATATGAAATCAACGTCCTAAGGGATAGGAGCCAAAACCCTCCTCAGAGCAAAG GGTGCTGTTTTGTTACATTTTACACCCGTAAAGCTGCATTAGAAGCTCAGAATGCTCTTCACAACATGAAAGTCCTCCCAGGG atgCATCACCCTATACAGATGAAACCTGCTGACAGTGAGAAGAACAATG CAGTGGAAGACAGGAAGCTGTTTATTGGTATGATTTCCAAGAAGTGCACTGAAAATGACATCCGAGTCATGTTCTCTTCATTTGGACAGATTGAAGAATGCCGGATATTGCGGGGACCTGATGGCCTGAGCCGAG GTTGTGCATTTGTGACTTTTACAACAAGAGCCATGGCACAGACGGCTATCAAGGCAATGCACCAAGCACAGACCATGGAG GGTTGCTCATCACCCATGGTGGTAAAATTTGCTGATACACAGAAGGACAAAGAACAGAAGAGAATGGCCCAGCAGCTCCAGCAGCAGATGCAGCAAATCAGCGCAGCATCTGTGTGGGGAAACCTTGCTGGTCTAAATACTCTTGGACCCCAGTATTTAGCA CTCCTTCAGCAGACTGCCTCCTCTGGGAACCTCAACACCCTGAGCAGCCTCCACCCAATGGGAG GGTTGAATGCAATGCAGTTACAGAATTTGGCTGCACTAGCTGCTGCAGCTAGTGCAGCTCAGAACACACCAAGTGGTACCAATGCTCTCACTACATCCAGCAGTCCCCTCAGCGTGCTCACTAGTTCAG CAGGGTCCTCACCTAGCTCTAGCAGCAGTAATTCTGTCAACCCCATAGCCTCACTTGGAGCCCTGCAGACATTAGCTGGAGCAACGGCTGGCCTCAATGTTGGCTCTTTGGCAG GAATGGCTGCTTTAAATGGTGGCCTGGGCAGCAGTGGCCTTTCCAATGGCACCGGGAGCACCATGGAGGCCCTCACTCAGGCCTACTCGGGTATCCAGCAATATGCTGCTGCTGCGCTCCCCACTCTGTACAACCAGAATCTTCTGACACAGCAGAGTATTGGTGCTGCTGGAAGCCAGAAGGAAG GTCCAGAGGGAGCCAACCTGTTCATCTACCACCTGCCCCAGGAGTTTGGTGATCAGGACCTGCTGCAGATGTTTATGCCCTTTGGGAATGTCGTGTCTGCCAAGGTTTTCATAGACAAGCAGACAAACCTGAGCAAGTGTTTTG GTTTTGTAAGTTACGACAATCCTGTTTCGGCCCAAGCTGCCATCCAGTCCATGAACGGCTTTCAGATTGGCATGAAGCGGCTTAAAGTGCAGCTCAAACGTTCGAAGAATGACAGCAAGCCCTACTGA